One window of the Thiohalophilus sp. genome contains the following:
- a CDS encoding complex I NDUFA9 subunit family protein has protein sequence MKRRICILGGTGFVGHHVISSLAREGHSIRVLTRRREKHRELLVMPTVEVFDADIHDESTLNRFFADQDAVINLVGILNERHDNGKGFYHAHVELTDKVIRTCRTYGIERLLHMSALNADPGTGSSYYLRSKGEAEHRVHAAGDLNVTSFRPSVIFGPEDSFINRFASLLKKTPGLFPLACANARFAPVYVGDVADAFSHSLNDPSTYGQRYNLCGPHEYTLQEVVERIIETLNIRRRIIPLGRLGSALQANLLEYAPGKPFSRDNYRSLQMDSICPEGDQVLREVFGIEPAALEAVMPQYLRDETWRNRYQLFRSKARRD, from the coding sequence ATGAAACGTCGTATTTGTATCCTAGGTGGGACCGGGTTTGTCGGCCATCACGTTATCAGCAGTCTGGCCCGGGAAGGACACAGCATCCGGGTATTAACCCGGCGCCGGGAAAAACATCGCGAACTGCTGGTCATGCCGACCGTGGAAGTGTTCGATGCCGACATCCATGATGAGAGCACGCTAAACCGGTTTTTCGCCGACCAGGATGCGGTAATCAATCTGGTGGGTATTCTCAATGAACGGCATGATAACGGCAAAGGCTTTTATCATGCCCATGTCGAGTTGACCGATAAGGTCATCCGCACCTGTCGCACGTATGGTATCGAGCGCCTGCTGCACATGAGTGCCCTCAACGCCGATCCGGGCACCGGCAGCAGTTATTATCTGCGCAGCAAGGGCGAAGCGGAACACCGCGTCCATGCCGCCGGCGATCTCAATGTCACATCGTTTCGCCCGTCGGTGATCTTCGGGCCGGAAGACAGCTTCATCAACCGTTTCGCATCACTGCTGAAAAAAACCCCGGGACTGTTTCCGCTGGCCTGTGCCAATGCCCGTTTTGCCCCCGTATACGTCGGTGATGTCGCCGATGCGTTCAGCCACAGCCTTAACGACCCGAGCACCTACGGGCAACGTTATAACCTCTGTGGTCCCCATGAATATACCCTGCAGGAGGTCGTCGAGCGCATTATCGAGACGCTGAATATCCGGCGCCGGATTATCCCGCTGGGACGACTCGGCTCCGCCCTGCAGGCCAATCTGCTCGAATATGCCCCGGGCAAACCTTTCTCCCGCGACAACTATCGCTCCCTGCAAATGGACAGTATCTGCCCGGAAGGAGACCAGGTTTTACGCGAGGTCTTCGGGATTGAGCCGGCCGCGCTGGA
- a CDS encoding NAD-dependent succinate-semialdehyde dehydrogenase yields the protein MSFEVINPATGEKDGEFPAWEDARIDNALADTAAVAPQWAERSIAERCELMRGVAGVLRDNKEKYAGLITREMGKLIGEARGEIEKCAWVCEYYADKAPEFLHDEPIESDAGKSYVAYQPLGTVLAVMPWNFPFWQVFRFAAPALCAGNTGLLKHASNVPQCAMAIEEIFREAGFPDGVFTALMIRASQVQKVIEDPRVHAVTLTGSEPAGRKVAAVAGSVLKKSVLELGGSDAFIVLEDADLDEAVKSAVASRFLNAGQSCIAAKRFIVVDAVAEDFVARFKAGVESLQAGDPMDDNTSLAPMARTDLREDLHKQVVDSLAAGAVNITGCEIDDQRPGAYYKASILDQVSPGMRAYSEELFGPVAIVIRARDEADALRIANDSSFGLGGNVWTRDTDRGERLARQMECGCAFVNSFVKSDPRLPFGGIKHSGYGRELSHHGIHEFVSAKTVWIK from the coding sequence ATGAGTTTCGAAGTGATCAATCCGGCAACCGGTGAAAAGGATGGCGAGTTTCCGGCCTGGGAAGATGCCCGGATCGACAATGCCCTGGCGGATACGGCTGCCGTTGCGCCGCAATGGGCCGAGCGCTCCATTGCCGAACGCTGCGAGCTGATGCGCGGGGTAGCCGGGGTACTGCGGGACAACAAGGAAAAATATGCCGGTCTGATTACCCGGGAGATGGGCAAACTGATTGGCGAAGCTCGCGGGGAGATCGAAAAATGTGCCTGGGTCTGTGAATACTATGCCGACAAGGCGCCGGAGTTTTTACACGACGAGCCCATCGAAAGCGATGCGGGCAAAAGCTATGTGGCCTATCAGCCGCTGGGGACGGTACTGGCCGTCATGCCGTGGAATTTCCCCTTCTGGCAGGTTTTCCGCTTTGCCGCACCCGCCCTGTGCGCCGGCAATACCGGTCTGCTCAAGCATGCCTCCAACGTACCGCAATGTGCCATGGCTATTGAGGAAATATTCCGCGAAGCCGGGTTCCCTGATGGCGTGTTTACCGCGTTGATGATTCGCGCCTCGCAGGTACAAAAGGTGATTGAGGATCCCCGCGTTCACGCTGTTACCCTGACCGGCAGCGAGCCGGCCGGGCGCAAGGTAGCGGCGGTGGCCGGATCGGTGTTGAAAAAAAGTGTCCTGGAACTGGGTGGATCGGATGCCTTTATTGTGCTGGAAGACGCGGATCTGGACGAGGCGGTCAAAAGCGCCGTGGCCTCACGCTTTCTCAATGCCGGGCAGAGCTGCATCGCGGCCAAGCGCTTTATCGTGGTGGACGCCGTCGCCGAGGACTTTGTTGCCCGCTTCAAGGCTGGCGTCGAGAGCCTGCAGGCGGGCGATCCGATGGATGACAATACCAGCCTGGCGCCGATGGCACGCACGGATTTGCGCGAGGATCTGCACAAGCAGGTGGTTGACAGCCTGGCCGCGGGCGCGGTGAATATCACCGGCTGCGAGATCGACGACCAACGGCCGGGGGCCTATTACAAGGCGTCGATTCTGGATCAGGTCAGCCCCGGAATGCGGGCCTATAGCGAGGAGCTGTTCGGTCCGGTGGCCATCGTGATCCGGGCGCGGGACGAGGCCGATGCCCTGCGGATTGCCAACGACAGCAGCTTCGGGCTGGGTGGCAATGTCTGGACACGGGATACGGATCGGGGCGAACGCCTGGCCCGGCAGATGGAATGCGGTTGTGCTTTCGTCAACAGCTTCGTCAAAAGCGATCCCCGCCTGCCGTTCGGTGGCATCAAACACTCCGGCTACGGCCGCGAACTGTCCCATCACGGCATCCACGAATTCGTCAGCGCCAAAACGGTCTGGATTAAATAA
- a CDS encoding EAL domain-containing protein: protein MSNHVRDNPASPYLSGEQLLNRLQDGAIGIDREAKITFINPAAWQVLGQSTEQYLGKPVADIFTAQPQSPTLNSALIQQCLEQKKSFGPYRRQQLKKSGHQTITVDFSITPLDSTTAVIIFHDVSHLERYDISLNQLPNFDPLTGLLNRDAIQQNLTELHLQHKASGKPYTVLLLDLDRFKLINDSYGHSAGDLLLQHIANQLKQLLGEREYIGRWGGEEFLCILPEVDFETGLKIAEQIRKGIANFSLSTGQREIFTTTSIGVANYSQDGKHVADILRVADAALYEAKRAGRDRISSSREKHGSFLSIATQLENALRENRIIPAYQPLIDLQTGEQVADEALARIISPDGEPLPAEQFIDAAVHLQLVHRIDYEVARQAILRCSNSVLQGESPHPHFVNISAELLRHPQLIQGILDTALQECKACGDRLGNEKPLVIEITEQALLHNLGEARKILAPFLDFGLRLAIDDFGVGYSSLNYLSDLPVSFLKIDGQLIRRVTTEPRVRAIVKGIQGIASDLDLITVGEFVEDQPTVEALREIGINWGQGYYFGKPRILHERFDI, encoded by the coding sequence GTGTCGAACCATGTTCGGGACAACCCTGCATCGCCCTATCTCAGCGGCGAGCAATTGTTGAATCGTCTCCAGGACGGGGCCATCGGTATTGATCGCGAAGCCAAAATCACCTTCATCAATCCCGCTGCCTGGCAAGTACTCGGCCAGAGTACAGAACAATACCTGGGCAAACCGGTGGCGGATATTTTCACGGCACAACCGCAATCCCCCACGCTCAACAGCGCCCTCATTCAGCAGTGCCTGGAACAGAAAAAGTCCTTTGGGCCTTATCGGCGTCAGCAACTGAAAAAATCCGGCCATCAGACAATCACCGTCGATTTCAGCATTACACCACTGGATAGCACGACGGCGGTCATTATTTTTCACGATGTCAGCCATCTTGAACGGTATGATATTTCCCTGAACCAATTACCGAACTTCGACCCCCTGACCGGCTTACTGAATCGCGATGCAATACAACAAAATCTGACGGAACTGCATCTGCAACACAAAGCCTCGGGTAAACCCTATACGGTTCTGTTGCTCGACCTGGATCGCTTCAAGCTGATTAATGACAGTTACGGGCACTCTGCAGGTGATCTGCTCTTGCAGCATATTGCCAATCAACTCAAACAGCTTCTGGGTGAACGTGAGTATATCGGTCGCTGGGGCGGAGAAGAGTTTTTATGCATACTGCCCGAGGTCGATTTCGAGACCGGATTGAAAATCGCCGAACAAATACGCAAAGGCATCGCGAATTTCTCGCTCAGTACCGGGCAACGGGAAATCTTCACCACCACCAGCATCGGTGTCGCCAACTATTCTCAGGACGGCAAGCACGTTGCCGATATATTAAGAGTCGCCGACGCTGCACTGTATGAAGCCAAACGCGCGGGGCGCGACCGGATATCCAGCAGTCGGGAAAAACACGGCTCGTTTTTAAGCATCGCGACCCAACTGGAAAACGCCCTGCGTGAAAACCGGATTATTCCGGCTTACCAGCCCCTGATCGATCTGCAAACCGGTGAGCAAGTCGCCGATGAAGCTCTGGCCCGCATCATCAGCCCTGACGGCGAGCCGCTGCCGGCCGAACAATTTATCGATGCCGCGGTCCACCTGCAACTGGTGCACCGGATCGACTATGAGGTGGCACGCCAGGCCATTTTGCGTTGCAGCAACAGTGTGCTTCAGGGGGAATCACCCCACCCGCATTTTGTAAACATCTCCGCCGAACTGCTGCGCCATCCGCAGTTGATTCAGGGCATACTGGATACGGCCCTGCAGGAATGCAAAGCCTGCGGGGATCGGCTCGGCAACGAAAAACCGCTGGTAATCGAAATTACCGAACAGGCCCTGCTGCACAACCTCGGCGAAGCCCGGAAAATTCTCGCGCCGTTTCTCGACTTCGGCCTGCGCCTGGCCATCGATGATTTTGGCGTCGGTTACTCCTCTCTCAACTATCTGTCCGACCTGCCGGTCTCTTTTTTAAAAATCGACGGCCAGTTGATCCGCCGGGTAACAACCGAGCCCCGGGTACGGGCCATCGTCAAGGGTATACAGGGCATTGCCAGCGATCTCGACCTGATTACCGTCGGCGAGTTTGTCGAAGATCAACCGACCGTGGAAGCCTTGCGCGAAATCGGCATCAACTGGGGACAGGGCTACTACTTCGGCAAGCCCCGGATTCTCCACGAACGATTTGACATCTAG
- a CDS encoding APC family permease, producing MNNDKSSLSRPNELRRSLSLPLVTFYGIGTILGAGIYVLVGKVAGVAGMLTPLAFLVAALIAGFSAFSYAELAARLPKSASEAVYAQAGFGRASLSRVIGLLMVLVGVVSSATLMHGFAGYLRVFVQWPDIWVMNVMILTLGAVVIWGITQSVLIAVIMTLFEMAGLVLIIGVAGDSLGSLPERWPQLLTPEAPFVWYGVLLGAFVAFYAFIGFEDMVNVAEEVIDPSRNLPKAIILVLIIVTLFYLLVTLVSILSVAPDKLAQTDAPLAMVYEQATGRAPLFITLISLVSVLNGALIQIIMASRVLYGLSRQGWLPALLGQVGERTRTPIPAILVVITAIGLFALLLPLISLARLTSLVTLIIFTLMNVALWRIKRRGDSYQGFQVPLWVPVAGATVSVLFLVSQLYQFFMD from the coding sequence ATGAACAATGACAAATCTTCCTTGTCCCGGCCCAATGAGTTGAGGCGCAGCCTGTCGTTGCCGCTGGTGACATTCTATGGTATCGGCACCATTTTGGGGGCCGGGATTTATGTTCTGGTCGGCAAGGTGGCCGGTGTGGCCGGCATGCTGACACCCCTTGCCTTTCTCGTTGCGGCGTTGATCGCGGGTTTTTCCGCGTTTTCCTATGCCGAACTGGCGGCACGCCTGCCCAAAAGCGCCAGCGAGGCGGTCTATGCCCAGGCGGGCTTTGGTCGGGCATCCCTGTCGCGGGTCATCGGCCTGTTAATGGTGCTGGTGGGCGTGGTGTCCAGTGCCACGTTGATGCACGGTTTTGCCGGTTATCTGCGGGTGTTTGTCCAGTGGCCGGATATCTGGGTCATGAACGTCATGATTCTGACGCTGGGCGCGGTGGTGATCTGGGGTATCACCCAGTCCGTGCTGATCGCGGTGATCATGACCCTGTTTGAAATGGCGGGGCTGGTACTGATTATCGGCGTAGCCGGCGACAGTCTGGGTTCACTTCCCGAACGTTGGCCGCAGTTGCTCACACCCGAAGCGCCGTTTGTCTGGTATGGCGTGTTGCTGGGGGCCTTCGTCGCCTTTTATGCGTTTATCGGCTTTGAGGATATGGTCAATGTGGCGGAGGAAGTGATTGATCCATCACGTAATCTGCCGAAGGCGATTATTCTGGTATTGATTATCGTCACCCTGTTCTACCTGCTGGTAACCCTGGTCAGTATTCTCAGCGTGGCGCCCGACAAATTAGCACAGACGGACGCGCCACTGGCCATGGTGTATGAACAGGCTACCGGCCGGGCGCCGTTGTTTATTACCCTGATCAGTCTTGTTTCGGTGCTCAACGGTGCCCTGATTCAGATCATCATGGCGTCGCGCGTATTGTACGGACTCAGTCGCCAGGGCTGGTTGCCCGCGCTGCTCGGTCAGGTAGGTGAGCGAACCCGGACACCGATTCCGGCGATCCTCGTGGTGATTACGGCGATTGGGTTGTTTGCCCTGTTATTGCCGTTAATCAGCCTGGCCAGGCTGACCAGTTTGGTGACGCTGATCATTTTTACGTTGATGAATGTTGCCCTGTGGCGGATCAAACGGCGAGGGGACAGTTACCAGGGATTTCAGGTACCGTTATGGGTGCCGGTCGCGGGGGCCACGGTGAGTGTTCTGTTTCTGGTTTCGCAGCTGTATCAATTTTTTATGGACTGA
- a CDS encoding sulfite exporter TauE/SafE family protein, with product MVTGLLYLLLGMFAGVAAGLLGIGGGLIIVPVLVFIFQQQQFSSEVIVHLAVGTSLATIVLTSISSVRSHHQHGAVQWPVFVRMAPAIVLGAVLGSVIADEMPTRVLKWVFAIFELTVATQMILAYRPNPHRVLPNWPGLSLAGTVIGAVSAVVGIGGGTMTVPFLVWCNVAMRKAVATAAACGLPIALAGAAGFILNGWNEPALPAWSSGYVYWPAFAGIVATSVLFAPLGARLAHRLPAAQLKRIFALLLYALGIRMLLG from the coding sequence ATGGTAACCGGGTTGTTGTATCTGTTACTGGGCATGTTCGCCGGCGTGGCGGCCGGCCTGCTGGGGATCGGTGGCGGCCTGATTATCGTGCCGGTGCTGGTCTTTATTTTTCAGCAACAACAGTTCAGTAGCGAGGTGATCGTTCATCTGGCCGTCGGTACCTCGCTGGCGACTATTGTGTTGACCTCGATTTCCTCGGTACGCAGTCATCATCAACATGGCGCGGTGCAGTGGCCGGTATTTGTCCGCATGGCGCCGGCCATCGTGCTGGGGGCGGTGCTGGGCTCGGTGATCGCCGACGAAATGCCGACCCGGGTGCTCAAATGGGTGTTTGCCATCTTCGAGCTGACGGTGGCCACGCAGATGATCCTGGCCTATCGGCCCAATCCGCATCGGGTGTTGCCGAACTGGCCGGGGCTGTCGCTGGCCGGCACGGTGATCGGAGCTGTGTCGGCCGTTGTCGGTATCGGGGGTGGCACTATGACCGTCCCGTTTCTGGTCTGGTGCAATGTGGCCATGCGCAAGGCCGTGGCCACCGCCGCGGCCTGCGGGCTGCCTATCGCCCTGGCCGGTGCCGCGGGATTTATCCTCAATGGCTGGAACGAGCCGGCATTGCCCGCATGGAGCAGCGGCTATGTCTACTGGCCGGCCTTCGCTGGCATTGTCGCCACCAGCGTCTTGTTTGCCCCGCTGGGCGCGCGTCTGGCGCATCGCCTGCCGGCGGCGCAATTAAAACGGATATTTGCCCTGTTGTTGTATGCGCTGGGGATTCGCATGTTGCTGGGCTAA
- a CDS encoding ATP-binding protein, with amino-acid sequence MSRLSLQARLLLTSLLILLGFVLLVGLALDKAFRESAETALQDRLRSSMFALLAATEVEEDGSLRFSRELPGSRLNQPGSGFYARVQHVDDPASSLQSPSLLGVELPFPDAPAAGQGRFSQLQEHNGPTLYTYTYTVRWETGEQVYPLSYFVAERMDRYYARINEYRRNLWGWLLGATLLLLLAQTLVLRWGLRPLRRVERDLSAIKAGRQEQLQGHYPRELRGLTENLNLLLKSAQQQLTRYRDALGNVSHSLKTPLTVLRGTLKQQAHTDPELARTAHEQLARMQQIIDYHLQRAATAGPARLGRPVTIRPVVQRLINSLQKSRADKPVTVQLQLDDSAMFYGDEGDLYELLGNLLENAFKWCRARIQVSARSERPGHLFLCVEDDGPGIDISVAEQVLERGRRLDPHVEGQGLGLAMVHETVLLYGGQLRIDTGALGGAAMIIELPAA; translated from the coding sequence GTGAGCCGGCTCTCCCTGCAGGCCCGGCTGTTACTGACTTCGCTGCTGATTCTGCTCGGGTTTGTGCTGCTGGTCGGTCTGGCGCTGGATAAGGCATTTCGCGAAAGCGCCGAAACCGCCCTGCAGGATCGCCTGCGCAGTTCAATGTTCGCCCTGCTGGCCGCCACCGAGGTGGAAGAGGACGGCAGCCTGCGTTTCAGTCGTGAGTTGCCTGGCTCACGTTTGAACCAGCCCGGTTCCGGTTTCTATGCCCGCGTTCAGCATGTCGACGATCCGGCCTCAAGTCTGCAATCGCCCTCTCTGCTGGGCGTCGAACTCCCTTTTCCTGACGCCCCGGCGGCCGGCCAGGGCCGGTTCAGTCAGTTACAGGAACACAACGGCCCCACCCTTTATACCTATACCTATACCGTGCGCTGGGAAACCGGGGAACAGGTTTATCCGCTGAGCTACTTTGTCGCCGAGCGGATGGATCGCTATTACGCCCGGATCAATGAGTATCGTCGCAATCTGTGGGGCTGGCTGCTGGGCGCCACGTTACTGTTACTGCTGGCCCAGACACTGGTGTTGCGCTGGGGACTGCGCCCGCTGCGTCGTGTCGAGCGGGATCTGAGCGCCATCAAGGCCGGCCGACAGGAACAATTACAGGGCCACTATCCGCGCGAGCTGCGTGGCCTGACCGAGAACCTGAACCTGTTGCTCAAAAGCGCGCAACAGCAACTGACCCGTTATCGTGACGCGCTGGGCAATGTCTCGCACAGCCTGAAAACCCCGCTGACCGTGCTGCGCGGCACCCTCAAACAACAGGCGCATACCGACCCGGAACTGGCGCGCACCGCCCACGAACAGCTGGCACGCATGCAACAGATCATCGATTACCATTTGCAGCGTGCCGCCACCGCCGGTCCGGCGCGCCTGGGCCGCCCGGTGACGATCCGGCCTGTCGTCCAGCGACTGATCAACAGCCTGCAAAAGTCCCGTGCCGACAAGCCGGTCACCGTCCAGTTGCAGCTGGATGACAGCGCGATGTTTTATGGCGATGAAGGCGATCTCTATGAACTGCTCGGCAACCTGCTGGAAAATGCCTTCAAGTGGTGCCGCGCCCGAATCCAGGTTAGCGCGCGCAGCGAGCGCCCGGGACATCTTTTTCTGTGTGTGGAAGATGATGGCCCGGGGATCGACATCAGCGTCGCCGAACAGGTGCTGGAACGCGGCCGGCGCCTCGATCCCCATGTCGAGGGCCAGGGTCTGGGCCTGGCCATGGTGCACGAAACCGTGCTGCTCTATGGCGGACAGTTACGCATTGACACCGGCGCGCTGGGCGGGGCGGCGATGATTATCGAGCTTCCCGCCGCCTGA
- a CDS encoding response regulator transcription factor, whose amino-acid sequence MRILVVEDEPTLCRQLQTLLEQHGYAVDTASDGREALFQGQETPFDLAVVDLGLPQLSGVDVIHRWREAGRDFPILILTARGRWQEKVEGLEAGADDYMVKPFHDEELLARVRALLRRAHGQSRPVIRSGPISLDLRTRTLSVNNQPQELTAYEYRVAEYLILNPDKVVSKTELTEHIYDQDFDRDSNVIEVFIGRLRKKLDNDGTLKPIETLRGRGYRWTLATREGEAS is encoded by the coding sequence ATGCGTATCCTGGTCGTCGAGGACGAACCCACACTTTGCCGCCAGCTGCAAACCCTGCTGGAACAACACGGTTATGCCGTCGATACCGCCAGTGACGGACGCGAGGCGCTGTTTCAGGGACAGGAAACACCGTTCGATCTGGCCGTGGTGGATCTCGGACTGCCGCAATTGAGCGGCGTCGACGTCATTCACCGCTGGCGCGAAGCCGGTCGCGATTTTCCGATTCTGATTCTGACCGCCCGCGGGCGCTGGCAGGAGAAAGTCGAGGGACTGGAAGCCGGCGCCGATGATTACATGGTCAAGCCGTTTCACGACGAAGAGCTGCTGGCCCGGGTGCGCGCCCTGCTGCGCCGGGCTCATGGCCAGTCCAGGCCGGTAATCCGCAGCGGTCCGATCAGCCTCGACCTGCGTACCCGGACCCTCAGCGTCAACAATCAGCCCCAGGAACTGACCGCCTATGAATACCGGGTCGCCGAGTACCTGATCCTCAATCCGGACAAGGTGGTCTCCAAAACCGAACTCACCGAACACATCTACGATCAGGATTTCGATCGCGACAGCAACGTAATCGAGGTCTTCATCGGCCGACTGCGCAAGAAGCTGGATAACGACGGGACGCTCAAACCGATCGAAACCCTGCGCGGACGCGGCTATCGCTGGACACTGGCAACCCGCGAAGGCGAGGCTTCGTGA
- a CDS encoding DsrE family protein → MPSLRYGLFLAILLLPVALLADSQRAITNILQQTEPPEGIVFEIITADSEGLSWALPLARSYIEQLREQFPALPIAVVSHGQEQFALQTGKSDQQPAVHKQVQSLTGGDIPVYVCGTYAGWRGLSDEDFPDYVNVAAAGPAQVNDYVSLGYTRVLIRQRPH, encoded by the coding sequence ATGCCATCGCTACGCTATGGATTGTTTCTTGCGATCCTGCTGCTGCCTGTCGCCTTGCTGGCCGACAGTCAGCGGGCGATAACGAATATACTGCAACAAACCGAGCCGCCTGAAGGCATCGTGTTTGAAATCATCACTGCCGACAGCGAGGGTTTGAGCTGGGCGTTACCCCTGGCCCGCTCCTATATTGAGCAATTACGTGAACAATTTCCGGCCCTGCCGATCGCCGTGGTCAGCCATGGCCAGGAACAGTTTGCCCTGCAAACCGGCAAAAGCGATCAACAGCCGGCGGTACACAAACAGGTCCAGTCGCTGACCGGCGGCGATATCCCGGTTTATGTCTGTGGCACCTATGCAGGCTGGCGCGGTCTGAGCGACGAGGATTTCCCCGATTATGTCAATGTGGCCGCCGCCGGGCCGGCACAGGTCAATGACTATGTGTCACTGGGCTATACCCGGGTGCTGATTCGCCAGCGACCGCACTAG
- a CDS encoding thioredoxin family protein, with product MKLQLLIAGQLPSCLETRDIWQSACHQQGVELEIIELEDAQGQQLIDTLGIKSFPVLLADGKIKVVGRPDPQRAANIIKQLLIS from the coding sequence ATGAAATTGCAACTACTGATTGCTGGCCAACTCCCAAGCTGCCTGGAAACCCGGGATATCTGGCAGTCTGCCTGCCATCAACAGGGCGTTGAGCTGGAGATCATCGAGCTGGAAGACGCGCAGGGCCAGCAACTGATTGATACACTGGGGATCAAGAGCTTCCCGGTTTTGCTGGCCGACGGCAAAATCAAGGTCGTCGGTCGACCGGATCCGCAACGGGCCGCCAACATTATTAAGCAATTACTAATATCCTGA
- a CDS encoding Crp/Fnr family transcriptional regulator: protein MDADQALLDELHRVYLFEELDDAQLTRVLRNSQRCSLPAKSLLFEAGQPADRFYLVHQGQIKLFSLSIDGDEKVMEILYPGNTFAEAIMFMQAKRYPVSAQALVDTELYSFDMKSFRKILEESQQTCFRLMAGMSRRLHARINEISNLTLHNATYRLVIFLLDQLPEDAIELAEIHLSTPKSVIASRLSIQPETFSRILTRLSASGLIEVKGNDISLLDVQGLRDLL, encoded by the coding sequence ATGGATGCAGATCAGGCGTTACTTGACGAGTTACACCGTGTTTATTTGTTTGAAGAACTTGATGATGCGCAATTGACCCGGGTGCTGCGCAACTCACAGCGCTGCAGCCTGCCGGCCAAATCCCTCCTGTTCGAAGCCGGGCAGCCGGCGGATCGCTTCTATCTGGTTCATCAGGGGCAGATCAAGCTTTTCAGTCTTTCCATCGACGGCGATGAGAAGGTTATGGAAATTCTCTATCCGGGCAATACCTTTGCCGAAGCCATTATGTTCATGCAGGCCAAGCGCTATCCCGTCTCGGCTCAGGCCCTTGTGGACACGGAACTGTACAGTTTCGATATGAAGAGTTTTCGCAAGATACTGGAAGAGTCGCAACAGACCTGCTTTCGGCTGATGGCCGGAATGAGCCGGCGCCTGCATGCCCGGATCAACGAGATCAGCAACCTCACGCTGCATAACGCCACCTACCGGCTGGTGATATTTCTGCTGGATCAGTTGCCCGAAGATGCCATCGAACTGGCCGAAATTCACCTCAGTACACCCAAAAGCGTGATTGCTTCCCGTCTTTCCATTCAACCTGAAACCTTCTCCCGGATACTCACCCGGCTTTCGGCCAGTGGCCTGATCGAAGTCAAAGGCAATGATATCAGCCTGCTGGATGTACAGGGCTTGCGCGACCTCCTCTGA
- a CDS encoding cytochrome c, with protein sequence MSEKFTKSMARNMFYGSAVFFFLLFLALTFDTSKALPERDNREAITPEVARGKAVWEENNCVGCHSLLGEGAYFAPELGNVYKRFGNSEEAIIAFIKSRPEEGIPGRRSMPQFNLSEEDLKAVAAFLKYASEIDTAGWPPNIQG encoded by the coding sequence ATGAGCGAGAAATTCACCAAGTCCATGGCCAGGAACATGTTCTACGGCAGCGCTGTATTTTTTTTCCTGCTGTTCCTGGCCCTGACGTTTGATACCAGCAAGGCGCTGCCCGAGCGAGACAACCGGGAGGCCATTACTCCCGAGGTTGCCAGGGGCAAAGCGGTCTGGGAAGAGAACAATTGTGTCGGCTGCCATTCCCTGCTCGGTGAGGGGGCTTATTTTGCTCCGGAGCTGGGGAATGTTTACAAGCGCTTCGGCAACAGCGAAGAGGCGATTATTGCCTTTATCAAGAGCCGACCTGAAGAGGGGATTCCGGGGCGTCGCAGTATGCCGCAGTTCAATCTGTCCGAAGAGGACCTCAAGGCCGTGGCGGCATTTTTGAAATACGCCTCGGAAATTGATACTGCCGGCTGGCCGCCGAACATTCAGGGATAA